CGCAGCGTCGGTCGTTCGCACACCGTCAATCAATACGGCAACCGTCAAGCGCTTAAGGCGTCCTAACTGTGCAACTTCACGCTTAGTTGTTTTGTTGAGTTCGTAATTGGTGGTCTTGGCTGTTCGACGGTCACCGCCCTCGCCCTGAAACTGAGCTGCCTGCGCCGGTCCGCCTACAACGTTTGCACGTGCGCCTGGTATTCCCTGAGCCTCGTCATTATTGCCACCACTGATTTCCTCACTGGTTTGCTCGCTTCTTGGAGCCGGGTTCTCACCGTCGTATGTCTCTTGGAATAATTCGCTTTGAGTGTAATCGAGCTCTGCTGCTACTTGCACCGAAGCTTTACCTGGGCCCACCACGCGTTCGATGATTTTGGTAATGCGGCCTTCAAGGTTTTGCTCCATCTTGCGCTGAGCTTCAAGCCACTCACCGAAGTTCATACCCTCGCCAGCCTTTGCCAGGGTTCGGCCGGTTGAATCAACAATTGTAACGTTGTCCGATGACAAACCTTCAACACTCGAAGAAACCAAATGCACAATTGATTGTACTTGGGACTCACTCATCGCTCGGCCACGAGCCAAGTGTAGAGTTACAGATGCAGATGCTGATTCTTCTTTGTCCTTAAAAAGACTCTTTTTCGGCAACACCACATGAACTCGAGCATCCTTAACAGTGTCCATACTACGAATGGTACGCTGTAGCTCACCCTGCAAGCCACGCCGATAGTTGAGCTGCTCTGCGAAACGACTCAAACCAAACTCAGGCTTGTTAAAGATTTCAAAACCAACGCCGCCGCCCTTTGGCAAACCCTGCGCCGCCAGCTTCATTCGCAATTCGAAAACCTGGTCCTTAGGGACCATAACCGTCGTACCCGACTGCGTAATCGTGTATGGCACACGCATGGTTCCAAGCTGCTCGGTAATTTCGTTTGCATCTTCAATGGTCAGATTCGACATCAAAGGAGTCATATTCGCAGGCTCAGTACCAACCAGAAGAGACACCACGGCGATAATAGCTGTTAACGAACCGCCAGCAACCCATGCTTTCTTCCCCAAAGTCCAGCTACTCCAAAGAGTCTGCAGCTGCCCAAGTGATTCCCCCAACGTGGCCATGGATTATGCTCCCATCCGCATGATTTCTCTGTACGCTTCGATTAGTTTGTTTCGAACTGCGACCATGTACTTCAGTGAAATATCCGCTTTTTCAACGGTAATCATTGTTTCATGAATTCGGCCATCCATCCCCTTGGAGAACGATTCCATTGCTCGATGTGCATCCACTTGTGGGGCGGCGATCTGCTGACCGGCCTTCACAAGCGTCTCACTAAACTTATCCAGTTTACGGTCACGCTCAACGCCGAGAGTATTTCCCCCGCCGCCGACACCGCCAATAATTCGAGCTGTTTCACTGATGTTACCGATAGCCATGATTATCGTCCGATGCCAATTGCTTTATTTGCCATGCCCTTAACCGAACGCATCGCGGTAACACCCGCCTCATATGCTCTAGAAGCCATGACCATGTTGACCATTTCTTCGACCATATTAACGTTTGGAAATTCAACATAACCATCTTCACCAGCATCTGGATGCTGTGGATCAAACACCTTTCGTGGCGCTGCCTGGTCCTTCACAATCTCTGTAACCTCAACGCCGCGCATTGCATTGTCGAGGTTGTCTGAGAAAGCGTTCTTCTCACCAAGGCTCGTGGCCTTGTAGATTGGGTCGCGACGGCGGTAAGGACCACCTTCTTCGGTTCTGGTGGTGTTTGCGTTTGCCAAGTTTGATGAAGTGGTATTGAGCCGCACACGCTGTGAGGTCAAACCCGAAGAAATCACTTCCATTGCAGAGAAAAAATCCATTATCGAGCTCCTGCCGTTGCGGCGTACTTAAGTAATCCGAGTTGCTTACGTGTCAATTCAATG
Above is a window of Deltaproteobacteria bacterium DNA encoding:
- the flgC gene encoding flagellar basal body rod protein FlgC; amino-acid sequence: MDFFSAMEVISSGLTSQRVRLNTTSSNLANANTTRTEEGGPYRRRDPIYKATSLGEKNAFSDNLDNAMRGVEVTEIVKDQAAPRKVFDPQHPDAGEDGYVEFPNVNMVEEMVNMVMASRAYEAGVTAMRSVKGMANKAIGIGR
- the fliF gene encoding flagellar M-ring protein FliF, whose amino-acid sequence is MATLGESLGQLQTLWSSWTLGKKAWVAGGSLTAIIAVVSLLVGTEPANMTPLMSNLTIEDANEITEQLGTMRVPYTITQSGTTVMVPKDQVFELRMKLAAQGLPKGGGVGFEIFNKPEFGLSRFAEQLNYRRGLQGELQRTIRSMDTVKDARVHVVLPKKSLFKDKEESASASVTLHLARGRAMSESQVQSIVHLVSSSVEGLSSDNVTIVDSTGRTLAKAGEGMNFGEWLEAQRKMEQNLEGRITKIIERVVGPGKASVQVAAELDYTQSELFQETYDGENPAPRSEQTSEEISGGNNDEAQGIPGARANVVGGPAQAAQFQGEGGDRRTAKTTNYELNKTTKREVAQLGRLKRLTVAVLIDGVRTTDAA
- the fliE gene encoding flagellar hook-basal body complex protein FliE, which encodes MAIGNISETARIIGGVGGGGNTLGVERDRKLDKFSETLVKAGQQIAAPQVDAHRAMESFSKGMDGRIHETMITVEKADISLKYMVAVRNKLIEAYREIMRMGA